Within Anguilla anguilla isolate fAngAng1 chromosome 11, fAngAng1.pri, whole genome shotgun sequence, the genomic segment aggTTTAAGGCAAAGGAGTTTTTTCAGTtgttacccccccacccccccccccccccccccccaccccccacccccatacaaaTACACCTTAGTTTTCATGTAATGTGTAATATattgtcaaaattatttatgaacCCATAAACATAGCAATAAAACGAATTTTCAGGGATATTAATGCATCATGCAATGGAGGCTTTTTGGAAATAATCCAAATAATCTCAAATATCATTACATTGAAAGTGACCGTGGAAATATACCATTTTACACTTAAAATTGTAATTGGGGTGTTTGGTaggcttatttttaaaaggactATTCACATTTAGTACTTCACTTTAAGTTAGTAATACAACAACGAAACCACCAGTCATCAGAAATccaatgatttgtttttttgtcattgctattacatttctttcttcctctttttatgGACTATTGAGTTGCTCTGAATccaaaatatttctttacagGTTAATTTTCTGGGTAAATCAGGTTCAAGTTTGCCTAAGGTAAATTGGCTAATATATCAAACTgccaaaaaagaatttaatatGCATGTATACTATTCTGGGGACATCCCTGTTTCACATGACAACCTTATGGACTTTTTGCTTCTTCTCAGCCTCCAGTCTCTGCGGGAAAAATGGGGGGAAACAGTATTGATTGCCCTCTCAGTTCTTACAGATCTAAATGGATTTCCAAAAATATctgttaataaaatgttttacctgAACTTGGTAAAATGCGAGAAAAAAGTCAATCTTAAAGCTTGCGGGACAcatgaaaccaaaataatttgACAAATTTAGCAATTTACCTGAGATTCATACATTAAGACAAACATTTAAGAATAAGTATACTCTACTTGGCTTTGACTGAATTTGGAAAAACAGCTTGTGACTTCACGCTTATCTCCCATTCCAGAAATGATTAAGGGGTTCTTTTATTTCATCTTGAAAGTCCTATCTATTAAGGCCAACATGGTGATGAAATCATTGTAGTATCTAAACTGGTCCTAGAAGGACTTTTTGGGGCTAATTTTCTGTGTTAACTTATGCCAACTTACATAATTTGAATTGTCATTGGAATAATTACTTATATTAACTTtaccttatttttaaaatatgctacTCTCATTGTGTATACATAGACCTTAGTTTAattgaaacaataataaaatcacCTGTAAttgaaactttttaaaaaaaatttttttaacatcatGCTTTCCTAAACATACAGATTTTCAGTGTGTCTGGCAATCTATGGTTCTTTATATCTAAAAGAAATGTTGAGTTTATTTGTATCACCCAGTCTATAGTTGGCTACCATACTGGATAATACAGGGATGCACTCAAACGCACCCATGTGGGAAGGGGTTACACTCAGattcaaataaacacataagAACATATTTAAATCTGTGTTGCTTTTCCTTCactgtgttttatgtgtttataaGCATCTGGgtacatataattttttttaaacatttttttctgttgtgtacAATAGATTGCATTGTTGTGTGACTGTGCTAGGCGGGTGCTGCTACTGTGCTCAACAATACTTTTACAATAGGCAACAGGTTGTTCACACGTTTTTTCCTTCTATGAATAGCTTTGGCTTTTTTGAGGCCATCTTGTATTTCAGTACAACTCAGTACTTTATATAAACCAAGTACATCAAAAAAatagtaaacaaacaaaaaactaaaaaaaaaaactaaacagaacaaatatatacagatgtATTGCTACAagttataaaaaatacaaatgaactaGGCCTCaaatccaaaatatttttttccaaataattaTCATTTCAGAGGACTTCTGTTATCCAATTCACAGTTGCTTCTGATTTATGAAACAGTACCTGGGGCCATAATCTGGAGATTTTATAATTCAAACTAGCTCTTGCCTTAAGTGCACTGTAGTTTGCATGGGGGACACTTTGGCTTTATTATATATAGCCCTTCACGTACATAGAAGGCTGAGAAACTTTGACTTGCAACAGGCCTTTGCTGTTCAAGTTGGGGAGAAAATTGGGAAAAACCATTAAGAATGTTTTTCTCTATGTAAAGTGTTTCCATTATATAGAAACTACAGTGTATGagtcagtttattttaaaaaactaaagaaaatagCCCATTCTATTAAAATATGGGAAGGACAATGGAGTTCCTTACAAAATCAGTACATTATACTGACAACAAATGAAATGGCAGTAAAAAACGCAATTGTCAGTTTAGCccatgaatgaataaatcaagAAATGAAGTtttgctaaaaacatatttgcaaaatatttagtCATTTGTCTGTTATTAAGATCTCCATGCACTAACCCCCTGCAGCTAATACAAAACACAACCCTGTGACTTACAGTCTACAGTCTTCCCAAGTATGTTCATGTCACACCCCTCCTCATCTCACTTTATTGGCTACCTGTCACAGCTCACGTCAAGTTTAAATAGTAGCCTACAGGACAGTGAATGGAACAGCTCCACCATACATCCAATCAGTTTTCAAGCCTTGCATCATGGCCAGTGCTCTCCATTCGACAATCCCAAAACAACTGGATATTCCCTCCGTGCATGGTCACTTCTCCCAAACCTGGGAGCCTATCTCTACTGGCTCCCCATTGGTGGAACTTCCCACATTTGTCAGAATAGCAGAATCATTATCTTCCAATGCAGATTGAAAACTCACTTTCGACTCTAATCTTAAATCCCTTCCTATCCCCATCCCCTACCACTTCCACCCTTTGTACAAATTCAGGTGACGGTTTTGTATgattttaaatttatgaaattCTTTATGGTTTCATGATATTCTTAGCTCTGGATGAGTGTATCTGCTAAATTAAAGTAATGCAAAGTTGAATGTTCATTTGTACATGGCCAATTCTACCAGCACGTGGACATTCTTGGAGCCATTTCCTCCAAGGAACATATCCGTGAGAAGAGAGCCTGGATTATAGACTCATTCATCATTGAGGAAGAACACCCTGGCCCTTTCCCATATGTGCTTGGGAATGTAAGTATAAAAACTGAACCACTGAAATCGAAATATTTGGAATTTTGACTGTGTAGGACAGAGGCGTCTAaaactccagtcttggagggccttggaaacaaggtgtacacaatctttagccaatcagtgacgcaaatgaaatacaggaacacagcagccctccagctgttgaggttgagcttcctGCTGTAGAACATTCATGACAAAATTGTTTGTTATGAAAAGTATGTTTATTGAAATGCATAGCAATTATATGTAAACTCAAAGCACTCATGGATTTTACACCTTAATGCAACAAATCAaaggcacaaacacatgcaggtatAACAATCCCTTTCTTGaccacattttcctttttacatactgtatcaCAGGTAAAGGTTGAGCGGGATTACCAAGTAGGATTTTCACTACATGGAAAGGGGGTGGATGAGGAACCTAAGGGCATCCTTTCCATTGACAAAGAGACTGGAGTGATTTATGTTAATGGAAAGGTTGACTATGAGCAGCACCAGAAACTCAAGGTAAGCCAAATCTAAATTGTGTTATAACATTGTCTAAGAAAgttatttcttcaaaatatatgGTGTGTATATAAATAAGTTTTGTTTGCTACATAAAAAACTAAACTGTTATATGACATAAGAAatcaatactgtgtgtgtgtgtgtgtgtgtgtgtataaaatgtatatatttgcatgtCTCCTGTTAAATCAATAAATTTAACATTATGGTTTCACAACTACAAAGACTTAAATAAGTCTGGGCTAAAAAGAATAAGTGAGAGGTTGTATGTTTTACAGCTCATTTTTGAAGCCAAAAATATGTCCAACATGGTGGTAGACACTGTGCTTGGTGTTGAAGTAACCATAAGTGATATAAATGACCACGCTCCAGAATTCCAAATGGAGTTATATAAAACTTCACTTGAAGAATCTACTTCACAAGGTAATAATggtcaatttctttttttttattttatttttttagggttgcccatttgcaaaaaaaaaacaaaaaaaaaaactgtggttaGACTTGTCACTAAGTATATATTACTTTGGCCTTTGTGAAGCATTTAGAATAGCTTCTttatcacaacataatcatctTCATGGGCCATTCATGTGTTATAGGTATGCCATATATGTCCATGTGAAAAAACAGTGTGCTGACATAGTATACTATTTAAAATAGTATACTTCATGTAGTaaactattttatattttagattgttttaaaaaccatttgCCTTCATTTCTACCAACAGGACAACATGTCATTGTAGTGCTTGCCACAGATAAGGATGCAAGAAACAGTCCAAATTCGACCTTTGATTACAATATTGTCTCTGTGGACCCCCAAACACCTAATGTAGAGTTctatattaaaacaaatggaGCAATCTCATTCAAAGGATGTTTGGACTATGAGGTGAGGACTTTCTGCTGATATAATCTTGTATGACAAACATAATGTGTTGAATGacttattattaatattagttTTACCGTtctccaaataaaatgtataaaaatattgggAAATGTACATCAGTAAATGgcagctgtgctgttttaaATCCTGACCATTAGATGGTCCTATAATcattatatcatttttataacAACATTTAATGTAAAACCACCAACAAAGAATCGTGTGTTATAAGTGTACTAAATGTACCACTTCCATGAAATCACCATTTACTTGTAAGACCAAATCAGGCTGTGGTCAGGATaagtacccccacccccaacagttttttttcccacacaaatgcaaatattaaCATTTCATCTTTCAATCTGATGTGGTATTGGTTAAGACTTGGCCTCAAATTCATTCCCTAACAACAGTAAATTACACCTTTGGCATAAATTCCTtgcaatgaaaaatattgtGAAGCTGTCAAGTtatagaaaaatgaaatgatatattAGCCCTAAAGCCATAACAACACCCATAAATTTTCATACAGTACTGCTACTGTAGAAGAGGCAGTCTggatacattttctgaatagGCAGattatgaataataacaataattatacaGCCAGAGTAAAAATATCAGATACTGAAATTccagaggaaaagaaaaagcacagcAACATACATCTTGTCATTAATATGACAGTAGTTTTAACTTTGTGCCTGCAAAACCGAGGCGAGCATTGTAGATGGGTGAAATGCCTGTTGATGttgcttttgtttgctttgggCCACCCAGTGACTTGTTAGTGACACGTACATGCCTGGCTCTCACTGCAGTGTTTACAAATGGTTAGACAGTGAGCATGAATTTGTTTAGACTTCAAACGAATTCTTTCAAACACAATGCACAGGAAGGTACAGTGAGGCATTCTGCTAATCTTAGTTTATAATTTGTctgtatctaaaaaaaaaattattttgtttgaggGGAATATCAGACAATACAGCAATGAcatattaacaaaaataatgaataaacaaactttcatttattaaaGTAATGTAAATGACTAGTACTGACACTAAATTGAGATGGACTGGATCTGTGATTTAAATTCAGAAAGCAACAAAATACACTATCCTGGTGGAAGCCAAGGACCGTGGTGAGGTGATACGGCTTTCAAGCACTTGCACTGTCTTGGTTGACATCATAGACAAAAATAACCACCTTCCCACTGTCATTGGTCGCACAGTAAGTAAACTTTTCTATGGTATAAATATTataagattcatttttaaaatgcttcaatCATTTTTAGAGGATATCATCAGGAGCATATACATTTCTttccatacatttttcatttggttACATTTTCTACATGTATTGGAAATTACTGCTTTTGTGCCTAGAAGGTATTGCCTGCCTGAGAATTTTTTGTTAGTCAGCTTACTAAGTCAACAAATTTGAAGTTGATATATATTAGATTGTGGAAAAAATATGCACTGCATTAGAAACTGAACTCTCCCCATGTTTACCCAAAGCCATATTTCAGGAGCAGGGGCCACGTGAAGTAAAGAATTTAGCCTATAAAATGCTGAAGTGTAGCCTTCGGTTCTTTCTCATGGTGTAACATACCTACACATTGTGCAATGCAAaggaaatgttttctgttttggaaATGAGCTGAACCTGGGAAATTAATGGCTATTATAATGCGTCTGTGAATGTAGTCGTTTTTCTCACTGCTACACTGGTTTTAActaaatttgcatttgcaaatatGACTGTGGTAGAGACCATGTTGCTCTCTAAGTGAAAACCGGTCATAAAACTGCCAGCTTTAAGCTGTTTTGTCGTTTTTTTATGTATCACAACACCATTACAATTCACACTCAAAGATAAGCACTTAGAGTGTCATAGTGGTTATGTAGAGTTCTATCCAGCTGTGGAATATGGTCTGTGGCATTGCtttgatatatttttgtgtcatattaaaaaaattatagaaATACCATATTATTGTGGTGAGAATCATAGGCAGGTAACAAAAATCAAACATATACACTGCAAAAATTactttgtaatcaaacaattcacacatggttaaagtgcacatcctcagcttttattgaaaatatttttttttacattttcttttcatcattacagcatttttgtaatacatagtcccccatttcaggtcACCGTAAtatgggacatattaatgtcatgtaaatgaaGCAGTTATATTTAATACTTAATTGTATATCCTTTGCATGTAATAATGCTTGTAATGTGTGGCCCAACAACTTCAActggtgctgagtatcttctctggtgatgctctgccaggcctgcactgcaaCCATGTTCAGCtcctaaaattgtggagtacagagcaaaatcaagaaaaaacatgCCCATTGCATATtagtcccaaatgttatggagctcacgTACATATACACAGCTTCTCAAGTCTCACAGTCTCACATATCTGGTTTAATTAGATAGCATGACATCACATTCAGCTGTATAGTATAACAGATATGTTGTTCTCTTTGgataattaaaaaatgcttttttgtttgtcatttcATACACAGCTCctcattatttttctgtagtGCACTTTGAGATTATATTTTCAAGGGagctaataaaatgttaataaaataaatatgtcaatatctcaaaatcaaaaaaaagtcaaaatggtaGTAAATCTCCAAAACAGACCATTTCTACCCACTGAGTATTCCCTTTTCTGCTGTAGTAATTGCTCTGTCCCCCCAAATTGATGATGAAGGGATTGCAGATGCAATTCAGTGACTGCATGATATTTGCCAGGGTGCTATGATGATTCTGTGTTTCAGGGAACAGGCAGAGTGCAGGAGGGGAAATCCGGGCAGGAAGTTCTCCGATTACAAGCAGAAGATAGGGATGCAGAAAATACCCCGGCCTGGAGagtaaaatacagaataaatggAGACAACAGAAACTACTTTAAGATAGAAACGGACCCAGAGACAAATGAGGGAGTCTTAAGTGTGCAAAAGGTAACTAAATGGTGAATTTCTTCATTCCCTAAGTTCCTAATGTTCTTCTTCAAAAGAAGTGTAATCCTCCCGCAGGGGTTaacatatatttaaacaatGCCATCAAACAACTTTTTCATGCAAACGTATTCATGAAAAACAATTGCTCACCATGTCAGCTATACAATAGAAGAAGAGGCACGTGAATAAACTAGATCGCTCACACTGCACCTTATAGAGCCATCTCACTTTCACTCCTTCTCGATCAAAAGGTTAGCTGTAGTCCACCAGTAAAGCATGTTGATTCACACAAGACTGTGTAGAAGAGTTACTCCTTCttggtgcatgtatgtgttatGGGTGGCTGCGCATAGAGCCGCCATGTAGTGTTGCCAATGCGCTATGCAGTGCACGTTGACCATGCTTGCCTCCTCTCAGCCTGTTGTTGGTGTGACCTCAGCCCCTAGATTTCGAAGAGGGCCCAGAGAGGAACCTGTTCATCAGCCTGGAGAACGAGGACCCATACTTCTCCTGTGTGGTGAAAAGAAAGACCAAGACGGAGCTCTGGCAGGTGGTCACTGCTGACGGAACAAGTGGCACAGGCCTGATCCCTGAGCCTGTCACAGAGAAAGTCATCATCGTTGTGGAGGATATAAACGACCCACCGGTGTTCACGCATAAGGTGAAGAGTGTCATGGTGGAGGAGGACGTGCCGGTTGGACAACTGCTAGAGCAATTCACTGCTGTGGACATGGATCTCAGTTTCAACAATGAATTTGAGTAAGGCTGAATATTAacggcttttattttgaattccaTAGTgatgtatttgtatgtaaattaaaaatatatatttatggcTGTATGAATGAACATATTAATTGATTGGTGCAACTAATCAACTAATACCTTAGTTTGTAACTAATTTATGTCAAAATGAATGGGTCTTTTTAATGCTAAGTGTTaacattgtaaatatgtaatacaGTCACTGTTATCCAGAGAAAAGGAAGTAGCATAAACAGCTCTAGGTTTCAAGTAAACTGCACTGAGATTATCAGAAGGAAAACCACTTAGTGTCTCATTTTCACCAAATACCTGTAGCATTTctaactttttatacatattgcTTATTCTTTCTGGTGACCTAGTATATCTGCGGTCATACACATAGGTTTAGGGGAAGACAGGGAGACATTGCAGCCCCACTATTTTCATATGGATTCATTTCTAGACTAGCTAGTACGCTTGTTTGACTATGCAAGATTAGGTGGTCCAGCAAAGTGTCTCCccaaaagttgaaatgaaacctacaCCAGCGATGAACCTTGTATAGTAGGTACAAGAAACTTAcactttgctttttttcaccCTCTTCTCTCAAATAGATACAGTAAAGGTGATGACCCAGATAACTGGGTGACTGTGGACCCTAAAACTGGTCAGATATCAACGGCAAAGCTCCTGGACAGAGAATCACCCTATGTGGTGAACAATACTTACACTGTAACCTTGTATGCAATTTCTCATGGTAAGAACCAGTTAAATAGGCAAACTACCTACAACATTTATTGCCATTAATTTTGCATTGGATATTACTTTTACGAGTCGCATTTCCTAAATAGTTAAATGTATGATTATTACAATGATTTGGTGGGATTTTTTTCCTACTTGAGCAGTGTCTATTCCCAAACCAAGCTTCTGACATATTTGTATACTAAAACACAGTAACAGACCTCCATTACAATAGGGGAATTTTCAGTTTAGATCTAGCTTTCTTTGAAGTGGGAGGTACAGTATTCACTCCCATGTGaatggagcaggagcagagaaGGCCTTCTTGGTCTGCACTAGCCTGCATTGACATAACTGCTTTTCTCACTTGGCGACAGGTGAGACCCCTATGACCGCGACCGCAACACTCACCATCCACGTGGAGGACAAAAATGACAACCTGCCCCATTTGCTGTCTGAAATGCTAGACATGTGCATGTCAGACGGGCCCACATTTGCTAGTCTTACCGCCATTGACTCGGATGAACCCCCCTACAGCGGACCGTTCCGTTTTGAGCTACTGGGGGACGTCAAGAACAAATGGCACCTAGACCCAAATTATGGTAAAGGAAACTAGCTCTCTGTCTAGACTTTGTTGCTGTTACAATGGTCTTGTGGTTTGAGGTATGTTGGACTGGCAACAGGCCACTGATTTAACCACCTTTAACCACTACCTTTGACATTCCATGGTCAGTGTTCCCATAACCTCTGGGAATCCCTGGAGAATGTTAATAATAAGTCATGGAAAATTTATGGAGAGGAATCCATTAGTCCTTGAAATACCATCCTTGAAAAGCAATGGcaaatgtgttaaaaatatagttttacatTGTAATCTTGCAGTGATAGGAATATGCCTGCtaattcaataatttattaattctcTGAATTTTAGTGGCTAGCTCTTGCTGCTTGGTATAATCAGCCTGCATTTGTAATAACTATTGCCAAGGGCATGGCCAAGTGAATCTGAGCAGACACAAAATATTAGTCAGGTCTGATTCTCAATATGTCCCATAACTTCCAATACttatatatatcaaaatatattttcaacttAACTTGTGAACTGCAGTAAAAACCCATAATTCTTACCTGT encodes:
- the LOC118207979 gene encoding cadherin-like protein 26; the protein is MFWITFGRMSLVYTMKAILMILLVTLHVDILGAISSKEHIREKRAWIIDSFIIEEEHPGPFPYVLGNVKVERDYQVGFSLHGKGVDEEPKGILSIDKETGVIYVNGKVDYEQHQKLKLIFEAKNMSNMVVDTVLGVEVTISDINDHAPEFQMELYKTSLEESTSQGQHVIVVLATDKDARNSPNSTFDYNIVSVDPQTPNVEFYIKTNGAISFKGCLDYEKATKYTILVEAKDRGEVIRLSSTCTVLVDIIDKNNHLPTVIGRTGTGRVQEGKSGQEVLRLQAEDRDAENTPAWRVKYRINGDNRNYFKIETDPETNEGVLSVQKPLDFEEGPERNLFISLENEDPYFSCVVKRKTKTELWQVVTADGTSGTGLIPEPVTEKVIIVVEDINDPPVFTHKVKSVMVEEDVPVGQLLEQFTAVDMDLSFNNEFEYSKGDDPDNWVTVDPKTGQISTAKLLDRESPYVVNNTYTVTLYAISHGETPMTATATLTIHVEDKNDNLPHLLSEMLDMCMSDGPTFASLTAIDSDEPPYSGPFRFELLGDVKNKWHLDPNYGTTINLVKANTVYAGEHKLMLKIYDTQGAFFIQNLAVTVCECSVVPNCQVRSATSTQLGGSAVGIMICALLLLMGLVFLVFLISCRSKKSAIQIDQGSGEYLIPSNIETPGTDCKIPSTLLQVDKEKIESNHILSLETEPVQMAQQTMLQSSFQGLSSFSQSARPTQQFQRGSFMYRSLPMQSQSRSSQYQGSTFQRSYSISRGDSLLMQNEALNSLLGQRIFSIQTPGQELFHYEPRVYTYEEDLVTDPQLDAISIPESEFAPDKLLELGPQFNYLATICNSTPPAH